Proteins co-encoded in one Lates calcarifer isolate ASB-BC8 linkage group LG17, TLL_Latcal_v3, whole genome shotgun sequence genomic window:
- the rab3ab gene encoding ras-related protein Rab-3A has translation MASATATYGQKESSDQNFDYMFKILIIGNSSVGKTSFLFRYADDSFTPAFVSTVGIDFKVKTIYRNDKRIKLQIWDTAGQERYRTITTAYYRGAMGFILMYDITNEESFNACPGLVRDWSTQIKTYSWDNAQVLLVGNKCDMEDERVVSGDRGRQLSEHLGFEFFEASAKDNINVKQTFERLVDIICEKMSESLDAGDPAVTGAKQGPQLTEQPAPPHQDCAC, from the exons ATGGCCTCGGCAACAGCAACCTACGGGCAGAAGGAGTCTTCGGACCAAAACTTTGACTATATGTTCAAGATCCTCATCATTGGAAACAGCAGTGTGGGCAAAACCTCCTTCTTGTTCCGCTACGCCGACGATTCCTTCACGCCGGCCTTCGTCAGCACGGTGGGCATTGACTTCAAGGTGAAGACAATCTACAGGAATGACAAGAGGATCAAACTACAGATCTGG GATACAGCGGGTCAGGAGCGTTACCGCACCATCACCACGGCTTACTACCGAGGAGCCATGGGCTTCATCCTCATGTACGACATCACCAACGAGGAGTCCTTCAACGCCTGTCCAGGACTGGTGCGTGACTG GTCGACTCAGATTAAGACGTACTCATGGGACAACGCCCAGGTGCTGCTGGTGGGAAACAAGTGTGACATGGAGGACGAGCGAGTGGTTAGCGGAGACAGAGGCCGGCAGCTGTCCGAACACCTTG GTTTTGAGTTCTTTGAGGCCAGCGCCAAGGACAACATCAATGTGAAGCAGACCTTTGAGCGCCTGGTCGACATCATCTGCGAAAAGATGTCCGAGAGCCTGGACGCCGGAGATCCCGCCGTCACAGGGGCCAAACAGGGGCCCCAGCTGACAGAGCAGCCCGCTCCACCTCACCAGGACTGTGCATGTTAA